In Rhodamnia argentea isolate NSW1041297 chromosome 5, ASM2092103v1, whole genome shotgun sequence, the DNA window TTGATCTAAGCCAAACTCTATAACCATTGTGTGCAATTTCTGTATCTCTAAAGTCTTTACTTTGCACTTGAcagaaaattgcatatttaccTCTGGAATCACATATTGAATATTATTCAGATTTTGAATCCGTATTTTGtttgtcttgatttttttgattcCGCGATTTGAAGTCAAATTTATTCagaggtgatattgctagaaacAACACCTTATCCCTTTCCTATGTCAATTTTGGGCATCTCCACCTTCCGCAAATGCATTTCACTCGAACTTGTGCTTAAGGTGATCCACAGATGGCAAGGAGTATGGGCTTGATTCCATGTCGTCACGGTTGAAAGGAGCGAGGGGTTAGGCTTCAAAAGAGCTTTTGGACCTgacattcaaattcaaaatgggcCAAGGCTTCGCAGCAGAAGGtcttattgaaaaaccacattaaCCCGTGCCACGAGGACTTGACAtacttggacaaattttttagtcggGTCGCATATCGATCTGGTTAACAAAATTGTATGACTTTATCTTTAAAAAGTATccatatttcttcaatttggaaGAATGCTGTTAAAGAACGAGAACGTGGGAATATTAAGTTTGGATGTTTTTGTTTAATCTAACCATTGtggttggtaaaaaaattaaacaatttcAAATGCTCGTTACAAActgaggcttttttttttttttcattttgatttaaaGGGATGACTGGAGGGGCTTTTGATCAACAAATCactcaaaatttcaaagacaaAACATGAGAAGTCAAGCCTTAAGGGTCTAAGTTAGCCCAATTATAATATGTCAATAAGTAGAAGATTATCACAGATTGCTATTCTCACATGTTTGTGTATTACACGACCCTTGTATTGAGCGCCTTCTTAACTTCTAATATGGAATTTTATGTTAGTCTGAAATGTAAAGTCAATTAAGAGAGAAGTTTCCCATTGATTGTGGcattagaagaagaaaatcaaagattATGTAATTTATGACGAATGAAATCTGTACATGATAAATAGGAACACTTACAGGCTAAGCAGTCGAATCAAAGGGCAAGGCCTGGAAAAAAGCACACAAGTGATCAGAAAGATTTGGACTTGTTCCTTACGCAACTCAAAGCACAAAGTCATTCGACACTTTCGTTTTCCATGACATCCTTATTAAAGTTATTCTATTCTTTCCAAGAGAGCAGCCACGCATTCTTGCCAGAATCCCATGATTGAACCGTTCACGCGAAAGTATCGTCCACATGCGTTCTTTCGTCTGATAGAAGCTCTGTCTGTCACGGGAGAAAAAAGCTATGCACGTTGCCTCATAGACTAGACATAAGTCCGTCTTTAATAAAGCtgcttcataaaaaataaaaagctaaagaGACGAAAGCGTTGATAGTTACTTATATAAAATTTCGTCCAACGCTCGGATGGTGTCCCTTGCGTCCCTGCAATTTCTCCTAGAGCCGAAGGCGGAGAAGCTCTTTGCCTTCCATTTGCAAGAGAGCTGCTAGTTTTAGGGACAAACCAAAATGGGGGGCAATTTTCGGTTGAATGGCTGTTATGGTTTTCAAATTGGAGTTTCCCTTTCAATTTGTTGATAGGGTTCTGATTGTTGGAAAGCAGATAGAGATCATAAAgaatataaaatttaaagagTTCCGACAATATGCCTACATCCTCAGTCAATCACctcaccctttctctctctcttttttattttttacttcttatttcatCATATATGTATAGGCCCATATATATACCATAAGACGAACTTCTTCTACAAGTCAATCCTctacaaattaggaaaaaaagaatcttcTACAATcaggaggaaaaataaaattcccTAACAATCAGGGGATTTCTGCTCACGCCAACACTTATATGGGAGAAAGCTAGTATATGACGTCGTTTAGGAATATGATGCTGACTGGACACATGGGCGAGTCACGTTGGCTTAAGAATTTAATTGAAAAGACTCACGtcgaaatttttggcactaaattaAGCATCATATGTAACTTTTGAAACTTTCTGTATCCTTTTGCGGCTCTATAATAGCTTCTGTCCTCAAATTATTCTCAACACCTGCAGCACCTCTCACAATGCCGGGAGCGCTACCTTTCGCTCCATCCCTTTTTCCCCTATGACAAGCATCCATGAGAACACTAAGCTGCTCATTCACCGGAAGCTTTTAGGCAatgtgaaaagaaattgaaacatCCATTAGATGGTGCTGCAATAACCTCAGCTTTTTGTGACGATCCTCGAACGTACCCCTGATCATATCGAGGGCAATGCGCCTTGCTTGATATCAGTTAATCCTTGGCACAGCCGACCCATACTTCTACTTCAAATCTTCCTCTAACATCTTTGCAGAAAATTTATATCCAGACATATCAGTTACACCACATGTTTCGTATAATCAACAGGATCATGCtacgtagttttttttttggtaacttcaGCTCATCCAGGGAGTATCGCCTAAGTAAATTGGACTACTTATCTTTTAATAACAGGACGTCCATCTCATAAGTTTGGCGTGCATATATACACACGCGCACATATACAATTCTTGAGTCCTTGCTAGAACTTGAGAAAAGTTCCATAAAATCGGATGGAACCATGCTGAAATGAACATCGATGTTGCTTGACTTATCGATAGAACCATGTTGAAACTTGTGGATAGTTCCATAAAATCGGATGCTCCCGCACTATCAACTGGATTAATCAACAAGGTCTGAATTGAGCTTGTAACTTGATCGGTAGAGCCCAATGCTCTTGTATCCTGCGGTGGTGGCGCCCTGCTCGTCACCACCAGCAAGGGGTTGCTTGGTCCTTCGTCCTTGTGCTGACTAGTGTGCCGTTAACACATGAAAGCTAGAGGAAGCAGGCCCTTGTCGTGGACCCAAGAAGGCATGTTTTTACTTCACGTCGAAacccacccaaaaaaacaagTAGCTATTTTGGCTGCTACATAAGCAGTTACTTGGTGCCTCATCAATCTCAAGTTATTAAGAGATTTGAAATGGCTGCATTGAATTTTTGTCACTCAAAATGGAGAACGTGATGGACAgaatttgataatattttttaaaaaaaattacggttTGACTTGCTTTTTTTAAGGGTTTGATTACATCTACACCATTCGAATTAATACATACTAATACATGATTTAATTGCACattccttaaaaaatttatgtggTGATATAACTAACTTCGGTAGCGCTTTTTTCTTTCACCAACCTGAATGTGATAGCTAATGACacaaaaatatgatttgatAGCTAATCCACTAAATAAGGACATAAATTAGAAGATGGACTACAAGACTAGTCGTGTACTTTCTCGAATATCGTCATACAACTCGCCATCGAATGTCCTAAACCATTCGTGATAAAGTTTACAGTGCATGGTTTAGGTTTCCACAATATCCTCTGGACATTACTATTCTAAATAAGAGGAATAATGTCACGGATAAACAGATTTAACTGACAAAAGTCAATATGACAAAGTAATGGGCTTCTCTACCGTGCCGAACTTCTTTGGGAGGCAAAGTTATGGGCATGATCTCAGCcgtcaaataaaagaaaatgtcgAAACATCTCCATCGTGAGATCAAGATAAATTGATGTCAGCCGTTGGATTTAGGATGACAATTTTGTCCTACCAAGCCTTATAGCGAACTCCAGAAGAAATAAAATGTGGTACATCATCACTTTAGTAATCATAGTGTAAAGGACATTTTGAATTCTTTAGGTTTACCCGGTCAAAGGAAGCAACCATCATTAAAAGTCAGAATTTAACATTTCttacttttcttccttttctttctgcaCTTCGATTCGACTATGATGAGTTATTGTCTTGGAGTTGTAGCTTTAGTTTTTTTATGATAGAGAATTAATTCGAGAAAATGCGGAAAGGATCTCTCAAACTCTAGTGCTTCTTAATGTTTGAGGCCATTCAACCTGGACTATGGAACTAGAAATGCGTAAGAAATGCGTAACAATGCCATCGTTTCGCTTTTGAAAGGGTGGCGATAATTCGCAAAGTTTTACTCCATTGGTCATATTCTCCTCATAGTTTATTAATATAAAGGGGACTCATCTTCTCGTCTAATATTATTCAATCAGAATGCTTTAGAGATATTACGATGACATACCATTGTACAAAAATGCAACCGCTAATTTAAACTAAGCATGCAATTTAGTTAAATTGTGTACATTCTGCACGAATTCAATTGAACATCAGCATGGCGCCCACGTTTTATTAAATGGGATTAGCCTAGACTGACATGTAGTTGCAAAATGACAGCGCCCCATCATTCAATTTCACTCCCCTGCAAGGGCATTATGGTATATCTAGCGATATGGACTAGTCGCATAGCGACATGATAGAAAAGTAATCGAAAAGTGAGGAACAGAAAAGTGTGGTAACAATCAATTGAGAGGAATGGCGAGTAAAGAATGTTTCAGTCATGGATCCAGTTAGGTTCTGTCGCAAACAAGGTAGCCTGCATGCCTGTAACGAACCAGGGCAGGGCACGTCTGGATCACGTAGTAGGCCCCGTCCCGGTCGTGAATCGAGCTCCGTCTAATTGtggtttgattcatttttttcttttttcaattgcaTGAACCTTGTATTGAGAAAAcctcattttaaatattttgattccgACAAAACTGTCATATATCTTATAGAATCTCGTAAATGCTCTAAGTGTTTTATCACAGGTGTAACACATAAATGGAGAAGCTTATATTGATCCAAATTGATGTTCGGACTCAAGATAAAGTCATCTGCATATTTGCTTCCGAAGAAGTTGAATCGCATTATTCAGATTGAGCGGGATATCATTTTTGAAGATTCCACTATCGTCTTTGAAGAAGACTTATGTGCGACATTATCAAGTTCATATTCAGTGTACTAATATATCCAAATTTAAGAGGCTGCATATGTTTCTAAAGATTGTTATGATTCTGCGATACTTCATTTTTAGATTTCGAATACTCGCGTTTGGCAATTTCCGATATAACTAAGTTATTTATGGAAGTatataatctttgattgactAGATTATTCTACAACATGAGTAGTAGAATATCTACAGTTAAATATTACCTTCTAAAAGGAAAGACAACTTCcatatttgaagaactccaTTTATGGAAATTGAAGATTTAGTTGTATAAGTGACTAAATCTGAGGGGTCCGAATTCTGCACCAATGGCTACCAAATCTCTCTAGTTATAGACTCTTCTAATCAAGATTGATGACGTCCAATCGgtgattgaagagcgatccttgGAGGATCTTTGTAACGGCTAGTTTGAAGTTGATGGAGTGGAGATTCATGGTGCTGCTTGTTGTGCGCGATCGGTACCAACAATTTCATAGTGCTTGAGTGATTCAAATTCATTATTTGTCCACGAGAGCAAAACACTGTATTCCTTGAGAGGTCCTGTGAGAGTACAATTACTTGTAACCTTTCATTGTTTCATCTAGTGAAATTCAGCCAATTAACTGTCAGCGTAGGAGAGTGGATGTGCGCTTGATCAAAGCCGAGCCATTATAATCATCATGTGCaatttctctatctctaaactctTTACACTGCACTTGAtagaaaattgcatatttaagtTCAAAATCACATACTGAATATTATTTAGCTTCTGAATCTGTATTTTGTTTGACTTGGCTTTTTTAAGTCCGCGATTTAAAgtcaaatttattcaaaatcacctattcacctatctaggtgatattgctggAAACAACATCTTGTCCCTTTCCTCTGTCAATTTGGGCATCTCCGCCTTCCACAAATGCATTTCACTTGAACTTGTGCTTAAGGTGATCCAAAGATGGCAGTATGGGCATGATTCCATGCCATTACGGTAGGAAGGAGGGAGGGGTCAGGCTTCTTGAAAAGCCACATTAACCCATTCCGCGATGACTTGAAATATTTGGATGCATTTTTAGTCGGGTCTCATATCGATCTAGTTAACGAAATTCTGCGGTTTTATCTTAAAAAGTATCCATATTTCCTCAATTTGAAGAATgcttttaaagaatgagaacgTGGGAATATTAAGTTTGGATGTTTTTCTCTAATCAAAACATATCTTTTTGTTAGAAATTAGTAGTAACCTTTTTCAAATAGTCATAACTAATATACGGATTGTGGAGGCACTCTAATCTAACCGTTATGGTTGGCAAGAAAATTAAACATTGAAAAGGTTGATTCGAGGGATTCTGGTCAACATATctacaaaaatttaaaagatactACATGAAAAGTCAAGGCTTATTCTCAACTACTGGTCAATTTTAATTAGATATAAGGGTCTGAGTTCGCCCAAGTTTAATATGTCAATAATTAGAAGATTGTCAGAAATTGTTATATGTTAGATGACCATTTTCCGTTGTATTGAGTTTTCTTAATTCATAATTTAGAAGTATATGTTATCATTACTGTTATGTCAATAAAGGGAGAAGTTTCAAATTAATTATGGcatcagaagaagaaaatcaaacaatgtCTAATTTACGATATGAATGAAATCTTTATATGATAAATAGGAATATTAGCAGGCTAAGCAGTTGAATCAAAGGGCATGGCTTGCAAAGAAGAACACAAGTGACCAGAAAGATTTGGATTTGATAATACTTGTTCCTTACGCAACTCAAAGAACAAAGTTATTCTATACTTTAATTTTCTATGGCATCCTTATTAAAGTTATTCTTTCTAAGAAAGCAGCCATGCATTATTACCAGAATCCCATGATTGAACCGTTCATTctttgacaaagaaaaagaaagttaattcatgcaaaaatatgcTCCACTTGTATTCTTTTGTCTGATAGAGATCTGCCACTTAAAAAAGGAGCTATCCACGAAGATGCGATAATTGGAATAGACATAAAATAGAGGAGGTGTCCAATCTCCATCTCGACTCCACCTTTAGTAAAGATGGTTTATGACAAAGGTAaagaatggaaaatgatgaTTATTTGTAAATGGTTTAGCATGTGGAGCATCACACATAAGATATTTTTGCTACAATGTGGAGATAAACCAATAAATTTAATAAGAAGCCAATATGATTATTGTGGTAAAATAAAGTGGAAACCAAAGGGCAGGGCCTGGAAAAAAGCACACAAGTGATCAGAAAGATTTGGACTTAACTCAAAGGACAAAGTTATTCTATACTTTCGTTTTTCCATGACATCCTTATTAAAGTTATTATTTCCAAGAAAGCAGCCATGCATTCTTACCAGAATCCCATGATTGAAccattcatgcaaaaatatggTCCACATGTATTCTTTTGTCACTAAAAAAAGAATTGGAACAGACAAAAGATAGTGGGGTGTCTCGTCTATCTCCCTCTTGAGTCCATCCATAATAAAGAtgctttcattaaaaaaaaactaaactaaaCTAAACTAAACTAAACTAAAGAGACGAAAGCGTTTGATTATTGGTAAATGGCTTAGCATGAGGACCATCACACGCAAGATATTTTTTGAGACAACGTGGACATAGACCGATAGattaatgtaaaagaaatgtACTTATTTTAGGAGAATGACGATCTTATGTGATTATTGAATTATCAATAATACGATGATATTATTTGAACATTGTGATTATTGAATTATCAATAATACGATGATAACGGCGTGTGGAGCTCGAAAGAGTAAGTAGATTTTGCCAAGTTAAACCTTAGAGTATTGATAGAGATAGATCTTGGGATGTATGGTTAAAGTCAGAATTTCTAACGTTAAAGGTCATAACTGTTGGACTCGCCCCTGCTGGCATACCCTTCACCAAAGCTTTTTGAATTTCAATGGTATTGTTCtcatgaattttaatttttctatattttttttccgaGCACGAATCTAAACCCAACCAACTACGGTACTACCTtcaaagcaaaatattttttcgttctaacactccgtttgtttcgacaaaaatgaataattggaaaatatttttcaaaaaatgattacttatatcCCTCGAAATAATTATCTAAttacaaatatttttattatctgcaacaatttatatttggatatgagtgcaataatttttttcgatcactaAGTGCCATAATTTATGTATGGTGCTCAGTTGAAGGTCGTAACTTTTTCTCTAATTGTTTGAGTGACAACCTTTTTCAAAGCTCAAATGAGTTTGATACCATTTGTTTTTGGGTTGGATCATAACATTTTAAAACTACAAGTGCCATGTCACGTCAAAATTCCTGCACTTTAGtaaatatttgtaaaaaaaaaaattaagactttatttatctattgaaaattatgacactcaagcaaatgattgaaaaaagaagGACTCAACGATATTAAAGTTATATAGGTACGTACGACTAAGGAAATGAGTCATCCATTTCCGTTACTCAACTGTTTGTAAGTCCACATTGTTGGCTTGACTGAGAAGACTGACAGCGGacttttttctatatttaaatagtttttttttttttggtccgaataTATTTAAATAGTTGGATCACCCAATGATTCGTCATCCTTCTTTGCACTCAATATCTCGTTGCCTTCTTCGTCTCTCAatcattcttgctctgtttcgctctttcttctcctcggcccaaccattcttcttcctcctcttcttctccttctctacCTGCTGCTCTTTTCATCATTCGCCCTGTTTTatcctcctcctcgtcttcttcttcttcttcttcttcttcttcttcttctctaccTGCTTCTTTCtcgaacaaagaaaaaggaaaaataaaggagaCATGTCGATCGATTCTGCTGTTTCTATTGCGTGGGATGTCTTGAAGTGGGTAGTTGTTCCCATCAAGCGTCAATTCGGATATGTGAtctcctccaagagctacgcCAACGGTCTTCAGGAGGAAGTCCAGAAGCTGGCAAACGAGTCTCAGAGGGTCCACATTCTTGCGGAAGTGGCCAGAAACAATCTTCGGATTTTCAACAGTGGCTTCACGGAGTGGCAGGCAAGTGCTGAGATGGCCTTGGAAGAGGCGAAAGACCTGTCGGGCAAATTTGAAGGGGCGAGCAAGAGTTGCTGCCGCGGGACTCTTCCCGACCCCGTttgtcgctatcagttcagcaggaAGGCCAAGGAAAAGATGGAGGCCCTCCGGCAACTAACTCGAAAATGCAGTAAATTCAAGGAACTGAATGACATCTCCTTCAGCCTTCCTGCTCCGGGGAATGTCACTGCTCCAACTCCGGACAGGAGAGAGGGCAAAGAAATCATGCAGTCGACCACTGCGACGGCCTCTGCTTCTTCTGCCTCTACTGCTATTAAGGACGATGGTGTCTTCGAATCCAGAGCTCAGATCATAAGGGACATCATGGACGCTCTTGCTGATAAAAACAACAGTGCGGTCGGGGTTTCCGGGATGGGCGGGGTtggcaagtccacccttttggTGGATGCTGAAAGGCAAATAAGCGAAGAGAAGTCgtttgattgggtcgctaaggccgacgtgtcgCAAAATCCAGACATCAAGACCATTCAAGGAGAGATTGCGGACGCCTTGGGCCTTATTGACATTAAGAACAAAGAGACTACCAGCGGGCGAGCGAAACTTCTGCACGAGAGGTTGAAAGACGAGgagaggaagaacaagaaggtgctcataatactggatAACCTGTGGAAGGGGTTGGACTTGAAATCAGTCGGTATTCCTTGCGGACATGACAACAAGGTCATAGGGTGCAAGTTGTTGTTGACGTCAAGAGAACGTGATGTTTTGCGAACTGAAATGGGCTGCGACAAGTACTTCCCCCTTGGTGAgctgaaggaggaagaggcaaaaagTTTGTTTGAGAGGCTGGTGGGAGACAAAGTTCATGATGACGGGTTCAAATCCTTGGTGGATGAAGCCCTCCACAAAtgtgcaggtttgcctttcctTATTGTCCATATGGCGAAAGTTTTTAAACGTGCTGAGTTATCTGACTGTAAGAATGCTTTGAAGCAAATTAAGTTGTCTAAAAACGAAGGAATCGGTGAGGTGATAAATGAGAGGTTGCAATTGAGTTATCACAACTTAAAAGACTCGGAGAAGTCATTGTTAGCGCTCTGTGTTGCTTATGGCACCTCTAAGCCCTCTTTCGAAAACTTGGTGAGGTACGCTGTGGGTTGGGGGCTCTTTCAAGAAGATGACAACATCGAAGAAGCTAGAGAGAGTTTGAGATCAGGGATTCGTGCTCTTCAAGACTCCTCCCTTCTGTTAGAGGATGAAAATGCTTATGGTTTCAAGATACACGACTTGGTTAGTGAGTTTGTTGCCTCGGTCGCTTCAAGAGATCATCCTCTTCtcgttttgaaagaaaaagataagttGTTAGTAGAATGGTCAAaggacaagctcaaaagttgTAGGGCAATATGCTTTCCCTACATCGACATGAAGGAGCTTCCTGAAGGGTTAGATTGCCCCGAAATgcggatctttttgttgttcacaAACAATGAAACTCTTAAAGTCCCGGATTCTTATTTCAACTCCATGAGAAAACTCGTGGTCTTGCATCTTTCTCGGGTGCGTCTCAGTCGTTCACCTTCGCCATTTCAGTCCTTGGAGGACTTATACACTCTCTGTCTAGATGGTTGTTCGTTAGATGATGTAGCCATGATTGGCGAGCTAAAAAGGCTGCATATTCTTAGCTTTGTCAACTCCAATATTCAacgattgccaaaagaaatcGGACAATTGGTACAGCTGAAGTTGCTAGACTTAGACAATTGCTCACGACTTGagataattgaaccgggtgtGCTCGAAAGCTTGACGAATTtggaggagttgtatatgaagaATAGCTTTGATCGTTGGAATGCCATAGAGCAAATTCCTCCAACTAATGCCAGGCTCATTgagttgaacaaattgaagaatCTCTATACTTTGCATGTGTCCATTCTCGATCCGAGTGTGCTCCCGGAGGATCTAAATGTTGAGAAACTAACCAAGTACCAAATCCGGATAGGTGATGTGCCATGGTGGCGAACTCGCAATGGATCGAGCATATTGGAGCTTACGTTGGATCCAATAAGCGATATTCTTCAGAAAGGATGCATACAAACTTTATTAGGGAAAACCGACGATCTCTTCTTAGATGGATTAAACGGAATTGAGCAGACTATTTGCGTGTTATCCCAAAAAGGTTTTTCGAAATTAAAGCacctacaagtcaagaatagTTCCTCCGTCCAAGAcgtcctccaatctccatcACATACGGAGTTTAAGATGTTGGAGTCGTTACTTCTCGATAACCTCATCAACttggaaaagatatgcaatAGCCACATCTCCTCCAATTCCTTCAGTGCATTAAAGGTAGTACGAGTTGAAAACTGCAACAAGATGGgagttttgtttcctctttcattgttgagagaacttccacagcTTGAAGAGATGCGAGTTGTCGAGTGCCACTTAATGCGGGAGattgtagaaattgatgataGTGGAAAAGTTGAGTTGCCAAATTTGCGGGTATTGGAATTGCGTGACTtgccaaatataaaaatttttgtCACCGACGGGACGGCTCCTTCATGTAGTACATCAAATGACCAAGTTGGCCCTCAAATTGCATTCTTCAACgggcaacaggta includes these proteins:
- the LOC125315139 gene encoding probable disease resistance protein At4g27220, with the protein product MSIDSAVSIAWDVLKWVVVPIKRQFGYVISSKSYANGLQEEVQKLANESQRVHILAEVARNNLRIFNSGFTEWQASAEMALEEAKDLSGKFEGASKSCCRGTLPDPVCRYQFSRKAKEKMEALRQLTRKCSKFKELNDISFSLPAPGNVTAPTPDRREGKEIMQSTTATASASSASTAIKDDGVFESRAQIIRDIMDALADKNNSAVGVSGMGGVGKSTLLVDAERQISEEKSFDWVAKADVSQNPDIKTIQGEIADALGLIDIKNKETTSGRAKLLHERLKDEERKNKKVLIILDNLWKGLDLKSVGIPCGHDNKVIGCKLLLTSRERDVLRTEMGCDKYFPLGELKEEEAKSLFERLVGDKVHDDGFKSLVDEALHKCAGLPFLIVHMAKVFKRAELSDCKNALKQIKLSKNEGIGEVINERLQLSYHNLKDSEKSLLALCVAYGTSKPSFENLVRYAVGWGLFQEDDNIEEARESLRSGIRALQDSSLLLEDENAYGFKIHDLVSEFVASVASRDHPLLVLKEKDKLLVEWSKDKLKSCRAICFPYIDMKELPEGLDCPEMRIFLLFTNNETLKVPDSYFNSMRKLVVLHLSRVRLSRSPSPFQSLEDLYTLCLDGCSLDDVAMIGELKRLHILSFVNSNIQRLPKEIGQLVQLKLLDLDNCSRLEIIEPGVLESLTNLEELYMKNSFDRWNAIEQIPPTNARLIELNKLKNLYTLHVSILDPSVLPEDLNVEKLTKYQIRIGDVPWWRTRNGSSILELTLDPISDILQKGCIQTLLGKTDDLFLDGLNGIEQTICVLSQKGFSKLKHLQVKNSSSVQDVLQSPSHTEFKMLESLLLDNLINLEKICNSHISSNSFSALKVVRVENCNKMGVLFPLSLLRELPQLEEMRVVECHLMREIVEIDDSGKVELPNLRVLELRDLPNIKIFVTDGTAPSCSTSNDQVGPQIAFFNGQQVAFPSLETLYISSMDSIETIWDNQVAAESFCRLKSLSVYECNKLVNIVPSYILGRLKSLESLEVGSCDSLEVVFKLQPLSPLDGHPIARFPLKKLKLWGLSKLKHVWDKELHSQVKFQCLHSITVSRCESLTSLFPASLARDLMQLEELKIDGCGGIVELIEKEGLVPRDVFPKLTSLELNHLPELKCIYTGTHALRWPALKTLKMDGCNKVEILASQPENEMPLHKQPLFLIEKGAFSNLQELKLDLYGGMEIWHGHSHDGESFCKVRVLELRHFSKEFAMSTCRLVRSLTNLQELVVRNSDIEELSDIVEAKEGPRHELKVIPPFSRFFQHLKTLDVSFCDGLSKMFTPTIAGNLVGLTKLRISKCKMLTEVICDDGGEEGLVVVFNQLKYMELDGLTGLRCFSSSKYALMFPLLEDVIVSGCPSMKFFSEGPINTPKLERVHVSTEAWFWEENLNITIQNMFKEMVCIGYQILCN